One window from the genome of Actinoplanes teichomyceticus ATCC 31121 encodes:
- a CDS encoding MbtH family protein, giving the protein MMTNPFDNEDGSFLVLVNGEGQHSLWPAFAEVPDGWTGVHGPASRQDCLGYVEQNWTDLRPRSLVEQADA; this is encoded by the coding sequence ATGATGACCAATCCGTTCGACAACGAGGACGGTTCCTTCCTCGTGCTCGTCAACGGCGAGGGCCAGCATTCGCTGTGGCCGGCTTTCGCCGAGGTCCCGGACGGCTGGACGGGGGTCCACGGTCCGGCCTCCCGGCAGGATTGTCTCGGCTACGTCGAGCAGAACTGGACGGACCTGCGGCCCAGGAGCCTGGTCGAGCAGGCCGACGCGTGA
- a CDS encoding ArnT family glycosyltransferase, which produces MSETLTHPPSQDSAPESRPHRWAVWRSPAGQPAWARPALLGIALVAAVLYAWNLRLVDYAPRYADAVKSMSGSWRAFLYGAVDPEATYTLDKLAGSFVPQVVSAKIFGYHAWSLALPQVIEGVIAVLVMYRVVRRWVGVVPGLLAAGIFTLTPVAASMFGHSMEDGALVMCLVLAVDAYQRAVLEGRLRSLIGAGVWVGLGFQAKMVQAWMILPALAVGYLLTAPIELRRRVRHLGAAGAVMLAVSLSWVMLYTLTPASDRPYISGTTNNNAFAMVFGYNGLGRVGINLPGAEEVNGRNGVPAPGPLGGPEGEGQRGTVGTKAQDQRGTVGTKAQDQRGTVGTKAQDQRGTVGTKAQDQKGMVGPKAHGGPPMGPGALPEGYESKMESRADPMGWTKLFDGHLGVAIGWLFPLTLLALLCGLWWRRRAERTDPVRGGLVMWGVWLVTFGFVFSASAVAHTAYVASLAPAIAAVSALGIVMFGRAYRRGGRQGWILPLAVAVQLAWAAWLWSHYPNFLPWARWGTLLLGVAALVGLVLARVTRTASSALVAAALAVGVGVMLAAPATYAVSVLDPDYSGNSFDANAGPASGTA; this is translated from the coding sequence GTGTCCGAAACACTCACTCATCCGCCGTCCCAGGATTCCGCGCCCGAGAGCCGGCCTCACCGCTGGGCGGTATGGCGCTCACCGGCCGGTCAGCCGGCGTGGGCCCGGCCCGCGCTGCTGGGCATCGCGCTCGTCGCGGCGGTGCTGTATGCCTGGAACCTGCGGCTGGTCGACTACGCGCCGCGGTACGCGGACGCCGTCAAGAGCATGTCCGGGAGCTGGCGCGCGTTCCTGTACGGCGCCGTCGACCCGGAGGCGACGTACACGCTCGACAAGCTGGCCGGCTCCTTCGTGCCCCAGGTCGTCTCGGCCAAGATCTTCGGTTATCACGCGTGGTCCCTGGCGTTGCCGCAGGTGATCGAGGGCGTGATCGCGGTGCTGGTGATGTACCGGGTCGTACGGCGGTGGGTGGGCGTGGTGCCCGGCCTGCTCGCCGCCGGCATCTTCACCCTGACCCCGGTCGCCGCGTCCATGTTCGGGCACAGCATGGAGGACGGCGCACTGGTCATGTGCCTGGTGCTCGCCGTCGACGCGTATCAGCGCGCGGTCCTGGAAGGGCGGCTCCGGTCACTGATCGGGGCCGGTGTCTGGGTCGGGCTGGGCTTCCAGGCCAAGATGGTGCAGGCGTGGATGATTCTGCCCGCCCTGGCGGTCGGCTACCTGCTGACCGCGCCGATCGAGCTGCGCCGCCGGGTGCGGCATCTCGGGGCCGCCGGGGCGGTGATGCTGGCGGTGTCGCTGTCGTGGGTCATGCTCTACACCCTCACGCCGGCCAGCGATCGGCCCTACATCAGTGGCACCACGAACAACAACGCCTTCGCCATGGTGTTCGGATACAACGGTCTCGGCCGTGTGGGCATCAACCTGCCCGGCGCCGAGGAGGTCAACGGTCGTAACGGCGTGCCGGCGCCCGGTCCGCTGGGCGGCCCGGAGGGCGAGGGCCAGAGGGGAACGGTCGGCACGAAGGCCCAGGACCAGAGGGGAACGGTCGGCACGAAGGCCCAGGACCAGAGGGGAACGGTCGGCACGAAGGCCCAGGACCAGAGGGGAACGGTCGGCACGAAGGCCCAGGACCAGAAGGGAATGGTCGGGCCGAAGGCCCATGGAGGACCGCCGATGGGACCGGGCGCGCTCCCCGAGGGATACGAGTCCAAGATGGAGAGCAGGGCCGATCCGATGGGTTGGACCAAGCTGTTCGACGGTCACCTCGGCGTCGCGATCGGCTGGCTCTTTCCGCTGACTCTGCTCGCCCTGCTGTGCGGGTTGTGGTGGCGCCGCCGGGCCGAGCGCACCGATCCGGTGCGCGGCGGGCTGGTGATGTGGGGGGTGTGGCTGGTGACCTTCGGCTTTGTCTTCAGTGCGAGCGCTGTCGCGCACACCGCCTACGTGGCCTCGCTGGCGCCGGCGATCGCGGCCGTCTCCGCCCTCGGCATCGTGATGTTCGGGCGGGCGTATCGGCGCGGCGGCAGGCAGGGCTGGATACTGCCGCTCGCGGTCGCGGTCCAACTGGCCTGGGCCGCCTGGCTGTGGTCGCACTACCCGAACTTCCTCCCCTGGGCGAGATGGGGCACGCTCCTGCTCGGCGTGGCCGCCCTTGTCGGGCTGGTCCTGGCGCGCGTGACCAGGACCGCCTCCTCCGCGCTGGTCGCGGCCGCGCTCGCCGTCGGCGTCGGCGTCATGCTGGCCGCGCCCGCCACGTATGCCGTCTCGGTGCTCGATCCCGATTACTCCGGCAACTCCTTCGATGCCAACGCGGGACCGGCCTCGGGCACCGCGTAA
- a CDS encoding cytochrome P450 has translation MFEEINVVRAAELHRRDRFDPVPQLRSLMAEGPLTTLGTEESPGGRTAWLATGYDEIRQVLSSDDFSARLLYGGTAAGITWPGFLTQYDPPEHTRLRRMVAPAFAVRRMQKFQPQVERVVQDSLDAIEALGGPVDFVPRFGWSVATTATCDFLGIPRDDQADLARSLHASRTERSGKRRTAAGNKFMTYMNKMTARTRRDPGDDMFGVVVREYGDEITDAELTGVAAFVMGAGADQVARFLAAGAWLMADDPEQFALLREKPDTVPDWLDEVIRYLTTDEKTHPRVATDDVRIGDHLIKAGDTVTCSLLAANRRNFPRPEDRFDITRVRPEHLAFGHGIHHCLGRSLAELVFRTAIPALAHRFPTLRLAEPHREIRLGPPPFDVEALLLDW, from the coding sequence ATGTTCGAGGAGATCAACGTTGTCCGGGCCGCGGAGCTGCACCGGAGGGACCGATTCGATCCGGTGCCACAGCTGCGCTCGCTGATGGCCGAGGGCCCGTTGACCACGCTGGGCACCGAGGAGTCTCCCGGAGGCCGGACGGCGTGGCTCGCCACCGGGTACGACGAGATCCGGCAGGTTCTCAGCTCCGACGACTTCAGCGCACGGCTGCTCTACGGGGGAACCGCTGCCGGCATCACCTGGCCCGGTTTCCTCACCCAGTACGACCCGCCCGAGCACACCCGACTGCGCCGCATGGTGGCGCCCGCCTTCGCCGTCCGACGGATGCAGAAGTTCCAGCCGCAGGTCGAGCGGGTCGTCCAGGACAGTTTGGACGCCATCGAGGCGCTCGGCGGACCGGTCGACTTCGTCCCCCGTTTCGGGTGGTCGGTGGCGACGACGGCGACCTGCGACTTCCTCGGCATTCCGCGCGACGATCAGGCGGATCTGGCGCGCAGCCTCCATGCCAGCCGAACCGAACGGTCAGGCAAGCGGCGTACCGCGGCAGGCAACAAGTTCATGACGTACATGAACAAGATGACGGCTCGCACCCGCCGCGATCCCGGTGACGACATGTTCGGTGTCGTGGTACGCGAGTACGGCGACGAGATCACCGACGCGGAGCTGACCGGCGTCGCCGCGTTCGTCATGGGCGCGGGCGCCGACCAGGTGGCCCGTTTCCTCGCGGCCGGCGCGTGGCTGATGGCCGACGATCCCGAGCAGTTCGCACTGCTGCGGGAGAAGCCGGACACCGTCCCGGATTGGCTGGACGAGGTGATTCGGTATCTGACCACCGATGAGAAGACCCATCCGCGCGTCGCGACGGACGACGTGCGCATCGGCGATCACCTCATCAAGGCCGGCGATACCGTCACGTGCTCCCTGCTGGCTGCCAACCGCCGCAACTTCCCGCGCCCGGAGGATCGATTCGACATCACCCGGGTCCGGCCGGAGCACCTGGCGTTCGGGCACGGCATCCATCACTGCCTGGGCAGGTCTCTGGCCGAGCTGGTGTTCCGGACGGCGATTCCGGCCCTGGCACACCGCTTCCCCACGCTGAGGCTGGCCGAGCCGCACCGAGAGATCAGATTGGGGCCGCCGCCGTTCGACGTGGAAGCCCTGCTGCTCGACTGGTAG
- a CDS encoding cytochrome P450, giving the protein MALPLPHQRLRLDPVPEFEELQKAGPLHEYDTEPGMDGRKQWLVTGHDEVRAILADHERFSSMRPVDDEADRALLPGILQAYDPPDHTRLRRTVAPAYSARRMERLRPRIEEIVEECLDDFESVGAPVDFVRHAAWPIPAYIACEFLGVPRDDQAELSRMIRESRESRLPRQRTLSGLGIVNYTKRLTSGKRRDPGDGMIGVIVREHGAEISDEELAGLAEGNLIMAAEQMAAQLAVAVLLLVTHPDQMALLREKPELIDSATEEVLRHASIVEAPAPRVALADVRMAGRDIHAGDVLTCSMLATNRAPGDRFDITREKATHMAFGHGIHHCIGAPLARLQLRVALPAVVGRFPSLRLAVPEEDLRFKPGRPAPFAVEELPLEW; this is encoded by the coding sequence ATGGCACTTCCTCTGCCGCATCAGCGGCTCCGGCTCGATCCGGTGCCGGAGTTCGAAGAGCTGCAAAAAGCTGGGCCCCTGCACGAATACGACACCGAGCCGGGCATGGACGGCCGTAAGCAGTGGCTGGTCACCGGACATGACGAGGTCCGCGCGATCCTCGCCGACCACGAGCGGTTCAGTTCCATGCGGCCGGTCGACGACGAGGCGGATCGCGCCCTGTTGCCGGGAATCCTGCAGGCGTACGACCCGCCGGATCACACCCGGCTGCGCAGGACGGTGGCCCCGGCGTATTCCGCCCGACGGATGGAGCGGCTGCGACCCCGCATCGAGGAGATCGTCGAAGAGTGCTTGGACGACTTCGAGAGCGTGGGCGCGCCGGTCGACTTCGTCCGACATGCCGCCTGGCCCATCCCCGCGTACATCGCCTGCGAATTCCTCGGCGTCCCGCGTGACGACCAGGCGGAGTTGTCGCGGATGATCAGGGAGAGCCGGGAGAGTCGGCTTCCCCGGCAGCGGACCCTGTCGGGTCTGGGCATCGTCAATTACACCAAGCGGTTGACCTCCGGCAAACGCCGTGATCCTGGCGACGGGATGATCGGCGTGATCGTGCGCGAACACGGCGCTGAGATCAGCGACGAGGAATTGGCGGGGCTCGCCGAGGGGAACCTGATCATGGCGGCGGAGCAGATGGCCGCGCAGCTGGCGGTCGCGGTGCTCCTGCTGGTGACCCACCCCGACCAGATGGCGCTGCTGCGCGAGAAACCGGAGCTCATCGACAGCGCCACCGAGGAAGTGCTGCGCCACGCGTCCATCGTCGAGGCCCCGGCTCCCCGGGTGGCGCTCGCTGACGTGCGCATGGCCGGACGCGACATCCATGCCGGCGATGTCCTGACGTGTTCCATGCTGGCGACCAATCGCGCCCCGGGAGATCGGTTCGACATCACCCGGGAGAAAGCCACCCACATGGCATTCGGACACGGCATCCACCACTGTATCGGGGCGCCGCTGGCCCGGCTCCAGCTGCGGGTGGCGCTGCCGGCGGTGGTCGGCCGGTTCCCGTCTTTGCGGCTGGCGGTCCCGGAGGAGGACCTGCGGTTCAAACCGGGCAGGCCGGCACCCTTCGCGGTAGAGGAGCTTCCCCTTGAGTGGTGA
- a CDS encoding ABC transporter ATP-binding protein — translation MDVVLRFGGVSKNDDDPDPWQTLIGPGTLRRVLAYFRPHIGKVALFVLVAALESLVVVVVPLLLMELVNGGILKDDAGVVASMAGLAAGLALVGALLQLVSAYISGQIGQGVSYDLRVQALRHVQQLPIAFFTRTQTGVLVGRLHTELIMAQQAFSQLLMAATSAVTVILVMAELFYLSWLVAVVTLVLIPLFLVPWIYVGRVIRRRTGRLMDANTGLGGLLQERFNVQGAMLSKLFGRPREEMAEYADRAERIRRIGVSLSVYGRLAFVMMALMASLATALVYGIGGGLVLAGAFQLGTLVALATLLGRLFGPITQLSGMQETAQTVVVSFSRIFEVLDLKGLIEERPGAVALAKDTAPEIEFDDVAFRYPTADEVSLRSLEYVRAERERGETTPEVLRGVSLHVPAGTLTALVGPSGAGKSTLTHLVSRLYDPTGGVIRVGGHDLRDLTFDSLREAVGVVSQDAYFFHDTIRQNLLYARPTATEDELIEACRGAQIWDLIASLPGGFDTVTGDRGYRLSGGEKQRLAIARLLLKAPTIVVLDEATAHLDSESEAAVQRALKTALHNRTSLVIAHRLSTIREADQILVIDDGRVRERGTHDELLAEGGLYAELYHTQFAKAGSDAAEPASDAAELHHREPEPVHGGG, via the coding sequence GTGGACGTGGTGTTGCGCTTCGGGGGGGTGTCGAAGAACGATGACGACCCCGATCCCTGGCAGACCCTGATCGGGCCGGGGACGCTGCGCAGAGTGCTCGCCTACTTCCGCCCGCACATCGGCAAGGTGGCGCTCTTCGTTCTCGTCGCCGCGCTGGAGTCGCTTGTCGTCGTCGTAGTTCCGTTGTTGCTGATGGAACTGGTCAACGGCGGCATCCTCAAGGACGACGCCGGGGTCGTGGCATCGATGGCCGGCCTGGCCGCCGGCCTCGCCCTGGTGGGCGCGCTGTTGCAGCTGGTGTCAGCCTATATTTCCGGGCAGATCGGGCAGGGGGTCAGCTACGACCTCCGGGTTCAGGCGCTGCGTCACGTTCAGCAGCTGCCGATCGCGTTCTTCACCCGTACCCAGACCGGGGTGCTGGTGGGCCGGCTGCACACGGAACTGATCATGGCGCAGCAGGCGTTCAGCCAGCTCCTGATGGCAGCCACCAGCGCCGTCACGGTGATCCTGGTGATGGCCGAGCTGTTCTACCTGTCATGGCTTGTCGCCGTGGTCACCCTGGTGCTGATTCCGCTGTTCCTCGTGCCCTGGATCTACGTGGGCCGGGTGATCCGGCGGCGCACCGGACGGCTGATGGACGCGAATACCGGCCTTGGTGGACTCCTCCAGGAGCGGTTCAACGTTCAGGGGGCGATGCTCTCCAAACTCTTCGGCCGTCCCCGCGAGGAGATGGCCGAGTACGCCGATCGTGCCGAGCGCATCCGCCGCATCGGCGTGAGTCTCTCGGTGTACGGGCGGCTCGCCTTCGTCATGATGGCGCTGATGGCCTCGCTCGCCACGGCGCTCGTCTACGGCATCGGTGGCGGGCTCGTGCTCGCCGGGGCGTTCCAGCTCGGCACGCTCGTCGCCCTCGCCACTCTGCTCGGGCGGTTGTTCGGGCCGATCACGCAGCTGTCCGGGATGCAGGAAACCGCGCAGACCGTCGTGGTGAGCTTCTCCCGGATCTTCGAGGTGCTCGATCTGAAGGGGCTGATCGAGGAGCGTCCCGGTGCGGTCGCGCTCGCCAAGGACACGGCGCCGGAGATCGAGTTCGACGACGTGGCGTTCCGCTATCCGACCGCCGACGAGGTCTCGCTGCGCTCGCTGGAGTACGTACGCGCCGAACGGGAGCGCGGGGAGACGACGCCGGAGGTGCTGCGCGGTGTCAGCCTGCACGTGCCGGCCGGCACCCTCACCGCGCTCGTCGGCCCGTCCGGCGCCGGCAAGAGCACGCTCACCCACCTGGTGTCACGGCTGTACGACCCGACCGGCGGGGTCATTCGCGTCGGTGGGCACGATCTGCGCGACCTCACCTTCGACTCGCTGCGCGAAGCGGTGGGCGTGGTCAGCCAGGACGCCTACTTCTTCCACGACACGATCCGGCAGAACCTGCTCTACGCCCGCCCCACCGCCACCGAGGACGAACTGATCGAGGCATGTCGAGGGGCCCAGATCTGGGACCTGATCGCCTCGCTCCCGGGCGGGTTCGACACCGTCACCGGCGATCGTGGCTACCGCCTGTCGGGCGGCGAGAAGCAACGCCTGGCCATCGCCCGGCTGCTGCTGAAGGCGCCGACGATCGTCGTGCTCGACGAAGCCACCGCTCACCTGGACTCCGAGTCCGAGGCCGCCGTGCAGCGGGCACTCAAGACCGCCCTGCACAACCGCACCTCGTTGGTGATCGCCCACCGGTTGTCCACGATTCGCGAGGCCGACCAGATCCTCGTGATCGACGACGGACGGGTCCGGGAGCGCGGAACGCACGACGAGCTGCTGGCCGAGGGGGGTCTGTACGCGGAGCTTTACCACACGCAGTTCGCCAAGGCCGGAAGCGACGCAGCCGAACCGGCGAGCGACGCAGCCGAGCTGCACCACAGGGAGCCCGAGCCGGTGCACGGCGGAGGATGA